The Theropithecus gelada isolate Dixy chromosome X, Tgel_1.0, whole genome shotgun sequence genome includes a window with the following:
- the MXRA5 gene encoding matrix-remodeling-associated protein 5 has product MLSAHRSRVRRLLKDRYPRIRHPDKMPKRAHWGALSVVLILLWGHPRMALACPHPCACYVPSEVHCTFRSLASVPAGIAKHVERINLGFNSIQALSETSFAGLTKLELLMIHGNEIPSIPDGALRDLSSLQVFKFSYNKLRVITGQTLQGLSNLMRLHIDHNKIEFIHPQAFNGLTSLRLLHLEGNLLHQLHPSTFSTFTFLDDFRLSTIRHLYLAENMIRTLPASMLQNMPLLENLYLQGNPWTCDCEMRWFLEWDAKSRGILKCKKDKAYEGGQLCAMCFSPKKLYKHEIHKLKDMTCLKPSIESPLRQNRSSSIEEEQEQEEDGDSQLILEKFQLSQWSVSLNMTDEHGNMVNLVCDIKKPMDVYKIHLNQTDPPDIDINATVALDFECPMTRENYEKLWKLIAYYSEVPVKLHRELMLSKDPRVSYQYRQNADEEALYYTGVRAQILAEPEWVMQPSIDIQLNRRQSTAKKVLLSYYTQYSQTISPKDARQARGRSWVMIEPSGAVQRDQTVLEGGPCQLSCNVKASESPSIFWVLPDGSILKAPMDDPDSKFSILSSGWLRIKSMEPSDSGLYQCIAQVRDEMDRVVYRVLVQSPSTQPAEKDTVTIGKNPGEPVMLPCNALAIPEAHLSWILPNRRIINDLTNTSHVYMLPNGTLSIPKVQVSDSGYYRCVAVNQQGADHFTVGITVTKKGSGSPSKRGRRPGAKALSRVREDIVEDEGGSGMGDEENTSRRLVHPKDQEVFLKTKDDAINGDKKAKKGRRKLKLWKHSEKEPETNVAEGRRVFESRRRINMANKQINPERWADILAKVRGKNLPKGTEVPPVIKTTSLPSLSLEITPPLPAVSPPSASPMQTATSAEESSADVPLLGEEKHVLSTISSASMGLEHNHNGVILVEPEVTSTPLEEVVYEFSEKTEEITSTEGDLKWTAAPTLISEPYEPSPTLHTLDTVYEEPTHEETATEGWSAADVGSSPEPTSSEYEPPLEAVSLAESEPAQYFDPDLETNSQTHEDNMKEYTFAHITPIPTTWVNDSSTSKSFEDSTIGERGVPGKSHLQGPTENIQLVKSSLSTQDTLLIKTGMKEKSQTLQGGDMLAGDPTHSRSSESEGQESKSITLPDCTLGIMSSVSPVKKPAETTVGTLLDKDTTTATTTPRQKVASSSTMTTHPPRRRPNGRKRLRPHKFRHRHKQTPPTTFAPSETFSTQPTQALEIKISNQVESSPVPTAWVDNTVNTPKQLEMEKNAEPISKGTPRRKHGKRPNKHRYTPSTVSSRASGSKPSPSPENKHRNIVTPSSETILLPTTVSLKTEGPYDSLDYMTTTRKIYSSYHKIQETLPVTYKPTTDGKEIKDDDATNVDKHKSDTLVTGDSITNVLPTSRSLVSTTGEFKEESSPVGFPGTPTWNPSRTAQPGRLQTDIPVTTSGENLTDPPLLKELEDVDFTSEFSSSVTVSTPFQQEEVGSSTTLSSIKVQVSSSQAETTTLDQDHHETTVAILLSETRPQNHTPTAAQMKELASSSPPTILMSLGETTTTKPALLSPRTSQTSRDSKENVFLNYVRNPETKAAPVNNEGTQHMSGPNELSTPSSDQDAFNLSIKLELEKQVFDNRSLPHGPDGHHQDGRVHASHQLTRVPAKPKLFLPTGAVRLPEMSTQSASRYFVTFQPRHHWTNKPEITTYPSRSLPENKQFTTPRLSSTTTPLPLHMSKPGIPSKFADRRTDQFNGYSKVFGNNNIPEARNPVGKPPSPRIPHYSNGRFPFFTNRTLSFPQLGVTLRPQIPTSPAPVMRERKVNPGSYNRIHSHSTFHLDFGPPAPPLLHTPRTTGSPSTNLQNTPLVSSTQSSVSFITSSVQSSGSFHQSSSKFFAGGPPASKFWSLGEKPQILTKSPQTVSITAETDAVFPCEATGKPKPFITWTKVSTGALMTPNTRIQRFEVLKNGTLVIRQVQVQDRGQYMCTASNLHGLDRMVVLLSVTVQQPQILASHYQDVTVYLGDTIAMECLAKGTPAPQISWIFPDRRVWQTVSPVEGRITLHENRTLSIKEASFSDRGVYKCVASNAAGADSLAIRLHVAALPPVIHQEKLENISLPPGLSIHIHCTAKAAPLPSVRWVLGDGTQIRPSQFLHGNLFVFPNGTLYIRNLAPKDSGRYECVAANLVGSARRTVQLNVQRAAANARITGTSPRRTDVRYGGTLKLDCSASGDPWPRILWRLPSKRMIDTLFSFDSRIKVFANGTLVVKSVTDKDAGDYLCVARNKVGDDYVVLKVNVVMKPAKIEHKEENDHKVFYGGDLKVDCVATGLPNPEISWSLPDGSLVNSFMQSDDSGGRTKRYVVFNNGTLYFNEVGMREEGDYTCFAENQVGKDEMRVRVKVVTAPATIRNKTYLAVQVPYGDVATVACEAKGEPMPKVTWLSPTNRVIPTSSEKYQIYQDGTLLIQKAQRSDSGNYTCLVRNSAGEDRKTVWIHVNVQPPKINGSPNPITTVREIAAGGSRKLIDCRAEGIPTPRVLWAFPEGVVLPAPYYGNRVTVHGNGSLDIRSLRKSDSVQLVCMARNEGGEARLIVQLTVLEPMEKPIFHDPISEKITAMAGHTISLNCSAAGSPTPSLVWVLPNGTDLQSGQQLQRFYHKADGMLHISGLSSVDAGAYRCVARNAAGHTERLVSLKVGLTPEANKQYHNLVSIINGETLKLPCTPPGAAQGHFSWTLPNGMRLEGPQALGRISLLDNGTLAVREASVFDRGTYVCRMETEYGPSVTSIPVIVIAYPPRITSEPTPVIYTRPGNTVKLNCMAMGIPKADITWELPDKSHLKAGVQARLYGNRFLHPQGSLTIQHATQRDAGFYKCMAKNILGSDSKTTYIHVF; this is encoded by the exons ATGCTCTCGGCGCACCGCTCCCGTGTGCGGCGGCTTCTCAAGGACAG GTATCCGAGAATCAGGCACCCCGACAAGATGCCCAAGCGCGCGCACTGGGGGGCCCTCTCCGTGGTGCTGATCCTGCTTTGGGGCCATCCGCGAATGGCGCTGGCCTGCCCGCATCCTTGTGCCTGCTACGTCCCCAGCGAGGTCCACTGCACGTTCCGATCCCTGGCTTCCGTGCCTGCTGGCATTGCTAAACACGTGGAAAGAATCAATTTGGG GTTTAATAGCATACAGGCCCTGTCAGAAACTTCATTTGCAGGACTGACCAAGTTGGAGTTACTTATGATTCACGGCAATGAGATCCCAAGCATCCCCGACGGAGCTTTAAGAGACCTCAGCTCTCTTCAG GTTTTCAAGTTCAGCTACAACAAGCTGAGAGTGATCACAGGACAGACCCTCCAGGGTCTCTCTAACTTAATGAGGCTGCACATTGACCACAACAAGATTGAGTTTATCCACCCACAGGCTTTCAACGGCTTAACGTCCCTGAGGCTACTCCATTTGGAAGGAAATCTGCTGCACCAGCTGCACCCCAGCACCTTCTCCACGTTCACATTTCTGGATGATTTCAGACTCTCCACCATAAGGCACCTCTACTTAGCGGAGAACATGATTAGAACTCTTCCTGCCAGCATGCTTCAGAACATGCCGCTTCTGGAGAATCTTTACTTGCAGGGAAATCCGTGGACCTGTGATTGTGAGATGAGATGGTTTTTGGAATGGGATGCAAAATCCAGAG GAATTCTGAAGTGTAAAAAGGACAAAGCTTACGAAGGTGGTCAGTTGTGTGCAATGTGCTTCAGTCCAAAGAAGTTGTACAAACATGAGATTCACAAGCTGAAGGACATGACTTGTCTGAAGCCTTCCATAGAGTCTCCTCTGAGACAGAACAGGAGCAGCAGTATTGAGGAGGAGCAAGAACAAGAAGAGGATGGTGACAGCCAGCTCATCCTGGAGAAATTCCAACTCTCCCAGTGGAGTGTCTCTTTGAACATGACTGACGAGCACGGGAACATGGTGAACTTGGTCTGTGACATCAAGAAACCAATGGATGTGTACAAAATTCACTTGAACCAAACGGATCCTCCAGATATTGACATAAATGCAACAGTTGCCTTGGACTTTGAGTGTCCAATGACCCGGGAAAACTATGAAAAGCTATGGAAATTGATAGCATACTATAGTGAAGTTCCCGTGAAGCTACACAGAGAGCTGATGCTCAGCAAAGACCCCAGAGTCAGCTACCAGTACAGGCAGAATGCTGATGAGGAAGCTCTTTACTACACAGGCGTGAGAGCCCAGATTCTTGCAGAACCAGAATGGGTCATGCAGCCATCCATAGATATCCAGCTGAACCGACGTCAGAGTACGGCCAAGAAGGTGCTACTTTCCTACTACACTCAGTATTCTCAAACAATATCCCCCAAAGATGCAAGGCAGGCTCGGGGCAGAAGCTGGGTAATGATTGAGCCTAGTGGAGCTGTGCAAAGAGATCAGACTGTCCTGGAAGGGGGTCCATGCCAGTTGAGCTGCAATGTGAAAGCTTCTGAGAGTCCGTCTATCTTCTGGGTGCTTCCAGATGGCTCCATCCTGAAAGCGCCCATGGATGACCCAGACAGCAAGTTCTCCATTCTCAGCAGTGGCTGGCTAAGGATCAAGTCCATGGAGCCATCTGACTCGGGCTTGTACCAGTGCATTGCTCAAGTGAGGGATGAAATGGACCGCGTGGTATATAGGGTACTTGTGCAGTCTCCCTCCACTCAGCCAGCCGAGAAAGACACAGTGACAATTGGCAAGAACCCAGGAGAGCCGGTGATGTTGCCTTGCAATGCTTTAGCAATACCCGAAGCCCACCTTAGCTGGATTCTTCCAAACAGAAGGATAATTAATGATTTGACTAACACATCACACGTATACATGCTGCCAAATGGAACTCTTTCCATCCCAAAGGTCCAAGTCAGCGATAGTGGTTACTACAGATGTGTGGCTGTCAACCAGCAAGGGGCAGACCATTTTACCGTGGGAATCACAGTGACCAAGAAAGGGTCTGGCTCGCCATCCAAAAGAGGCCGACGCCCAGGTGCAAAGGCTCTTTCCAGAGTGAGAGAAGACATCGTGGAGGATGAAGGGGGCTCAGGCATGGGAGATGAAGAGAACACTTCAAGGAGACTTGTGCATCCAAAGGACCAAGAGGTGTTCCTCAAAACAAAGGATGATGCCATCAACGGAGATAAGAAAGccaagaaagggagaagaaagctgaaactctggAAGCATTCGGAAAAAGAACCAGAGACCAATGTTGCAGAAGGTCGCAGAGTGTTTGAATCCAGACGAAGGATAAACATGGCAAACAAACAGATTAATCCAGAGCGCTGGGCTGACATTTTAGCCAAAGTCCGTGGGAAAAATCTCCCTAAGGGCACAGAAGTACCCCCAGTGATTAAAACCACAAGTCTTCCATCCTTGAGTCTAGAAATCACACCACCTTTGCCTGCTGTTTCTCCCCCGTCAGCATCTCCTATGCAGACAGCGACCAGTGCTGAAGAATCCTCAGCAGATGTACCTCTACTTGGTGAAGAAAAGCACGTTTTGAGTACCATTTCCTCAGCCAGCATGGGACTAGAACACAACCACAATGGAGTTATTCTTGTTGAACCTGAAGTAACAAGCACACCTTTGGAAGAAGTTGTTTATGAGTTTTCCGAGAAGACTGAGGAGATAACTTCCACTGAAGGCGACCTGAAGTGGACTGCAGCCCCTACACTTATATCTGAGCCTTATGAACCATCTCCTACTCTGCACACCTTAGACACAGTCTATGAAGAGCCCACCCATGAAGAGACGGCAACAGAGGGTTGGTCTGCAGCAGATGTTGGATCCTCACCAGAGCCCACATCCAGTGAGTATGAGCCTCCATTAGAAGCTGTCTCCTTGGCTGAGTCTGAGCCTGCGCAATACTTTGACCCAGATTTGGAGACTAATTCACAAACACATGAGGATAACATGAAAGAATACACCTTTGCACACATTACTCCAATCCCCACCACCTGGGTTAATGACTCTAGTACATCAAAGTCATTTGAGGATTCTACTATAGGCGAACGAGGTGTCCCAGGCAAATCACATTTACAAGGACCGACAGAGAACATCCAGCTTGTGAAAAGTAGTTTAAGCACTCAAGACACCTTACTGATTAAAACAGGTATGAAAGAGAAGTCTCAGACACTACAGGGAGGAGATATGCTAGCAGGAGACCCCACACACTCCAGAAGTTCTGAGAGTGAAGGCCAAGAGAGCAAATCCATCACTTTGCCTGACTGCACACTGGGTATAATGAGCAGTGTGTCTCCAGTTAAGAAGCCTGCAGAAACCACAGTTGGCACCCTGCTAGACAAAGACaccacaacagcaacaacaactcCAAGGCAAAAAGTTGCTTCGTCATCCACCATGACCACTCACCCTCCTCGAAGGAGACCCAATGGGAGAAAGAGATTACGCCCCCACAAATTCCGCCACCGACACAAGCAAACCCCACCCACAACTTTTGCCCCATCAGAGACTTTTTCTACTCAACCAACTCAAGCACTTGAAATTAAGATTTCAAATCAAGTGGAGAGTTCTCCGGTTCCTACAGCTTGGGTGGATAACACAGTTAATACCCCCAAACAGTTGGAAATGGAGAAGAATGCAGAACCCATATCCAAGGGAACGCCACGGAGAAAACACGGGAAGAGGCCAAACAAACATCGATATACCCCTTCTACAGTGAGCTCAAGAGCTTCCGGATCTAAGCCCAGCCCTTCTccagaaaataaacatagaaacatTGTTACTCCCAGTTCAGAAACTATACTTTTGCCTACAACTGTTTCTCTGAAAACTGAGGGCCCTTATGATTCCTTAGATTACATGACAACCaccagaaaaatatattcatcttACCATAAAATCCAAGAGACACTTCCAGTCACATATAAACCCACAACAGATGGAAAAGAAATTAAGGATGATGATGCCACAAATGTCGACAAACATAAAAGTGACACTTTAGTCACTGGTGACTCAATTACTAATGTCCTACCAACTTCTCGCTCCTTGGTCTCCACTACGGGAGAATTTAAGGAAGAATCCTCTCCTGTAGGCTTTCCAGGAACTCCAACCTGGAATCCCTCAAGGACAGCCCAGCCTGGGAGGCTACAGACAGACATACCTGTTACTACTTCTGGGGAAAACCTTACAGACCCTCCCCTTCTTAAAGAGCTCGAGGATGTGGATTTTACTTCTGAGTTTTCATCCTCTGTGACAGTCTCCACACCATTTCAACAGGAAGAAGTTGGTTCTTCCACAACTCTCTCAAGCATAAAAGTGCAGGTGTCTTCAAGTCAGGCAGAAACCACCACTCTTGATCAAGATCATCATGAAACCACTGTAGCTATTCTACTCTCTGAAACTAGACCACAGAATCACACCCCTACTGCCGCTCAGATGAAGGAGCTAGCATCCTCGTCCCCACCCACAATTCTCATGTCTTTGGGAGAAACCACCACCACTAAGCCAGCACTTCTCAGTCCAAGAACATCTCAAACATCTAGAGATTCcaaggaaaatgttttcttgaaTTATGTGAGGAATCCAGAAACCAAAGCAGCCCCAGTGAACAATGAAGGGACACAGCATATGTCAGGGCCAAATGAATTATCAACACCCTCTTCCGACCAGGATGCATTTAACTTGTCTATAAAGCTGGAATTGGAGAAGCAAGTATTTGATAATAGGAGTCTACCACATGGCCCAGATGGCCACCACCAGGATGGAAGAGTTCATGCTTCTCATCAACTAACCAGAGTCCCTGCCAAACCCAAACTGTTCCTACCAACAGGAGCAGTGAGGCTGCCTGAAATGTCCACACAAAGTGCTTCCAGATACTTTGTAACTTTCCAGCCACGTCATCACTGGACCAACAAACCAGAAATAACTACATATCCTTCTAGGTCTTTACCAGAGAACAAGCAGTTTACAACTCCAAGATTATCAAGTACAACAACTCCTCTCCCATTGCACATGTCCAAACCCGGCATTCCTAGTAAGTTTGCTGACCGAAGAACTGACCAATTCAATGGCTACTCCAAAGTGTTTGGAAATAACAACATCCCTGAGGCAAGAAACCCAGTTGGAAAGCCTCCCAGTCCAAGAATTCCTCATTATTCCAATGGAAGATTCCCTTTCTTTACCAACAGGACTCTTTCTTTTCCACAGCTGGGAGTCACCCTGAGACCCCAGATACCCACTTCTCCTGCCCCagtaatgagagagagaaaagttaaTCCAGGTTCCTACAACAGGATACATTCCCATAGCACCTTCCATCTGGACTTTGGCCCTCCAGCACCTCCGTTGTTGCACACTCCGCGGACCACAGGGTCACCCTCAACTAACTTACAGAATACCCCTCTGGTCTCCTCCACCCAGAGTTCTGTCTCCTTTATAACATCTTCTGTCCagtcctcaggaagcttccaccaGAGCAGCTCAAAGTTCTTTGCAGGAGGACCGCCTGCATCCAAATTCTGGTCTCTTGGGGAAAAGCCCCAGATCCTCACCAAGTCCCCACAGACTGTGTCCATCACTGCCGAGACAGATGCTGTGTTCCCCTGTGAGGCAACAGGAAAACCAAAGCCTTTCATTACTTGGACAAAGGTTTCCACAG GAGCTCTTATGACTCCGAATACCAGGATACAACGGTTTGAGGTTCTCAAGAACGGTACCTTAGTGATACGGCAGGTTCAAGTGCAAGATCGAGGCCAGTATATGTGCACCGCCAGCAACCTGCACGGCCTGGACCGGATGGTGGTCTTGCTCTCGGTCACCGTGCAGCAACCTCAAATCCTAGCCTCCCACTACCAGGACGTCACCGTCTACCTGGGAGACACCATTGCAATGGAGTGTCTGGCCAAAGGGACCCCAGCCCCCCAAATTTCCTGGATCTTCCCAGACAGGAGGGTGTGGCAAACTGTATCCCCCGTGGAGGGCCGCATCACCCTGCACGAAAACCGAACCCTTTCCATCAAGGAGGCGTCCTTCTCAGACAGAGGTGTCTATAAGTGCGTGGCCAGCAATGCAGCCGGGGCCGACAGCCTGGCCATCCGCCTGCATGTGGCGGCACTGCCCCCGGTTATCCACCAGGAGAAGCTGGAGAACATCTCGCTGCCCCCTGGGCTCAGCATTCACATTCACTGCACTGCCAAGGCTGCGCCCCTGCCCAGCGTGCGCTGGGTGCTCGGGGACGGTACCCAGATCCGCCCCTCGCAGTTCCTCCACGGGAACTTGTTCGTTTTCCCCAATGGGACGCTCTACATCCGCAACCTCGCGCCCAAGGACAGCGGGCGCTATGAGTGCGTGGCCGCCAACCTGGTGGGCTCCGCACGCAGGACGGTGCAGCTGAACGTGCAGCGTGCAGCAGCCAACGCGCGCATCACGGGCACCTCTCCGCGGAGGACGGACGTCAGGTACGGAGGGACCCTCAAGCTGGACTGCAGCGCCTCGGGGGACCCCTGGCCGCGCATCCTTTGGAGGCTGCCCTCCAAGAGGATGATCGACACGCTCTTCAG ttttgatAGTAGAATCAAGGTGTTTGCCAACGGGACCCTGGTGGTAAAATCAGTGACGGACAAAGACGCTGGAGATTACCTGTGCGTAGCTCGAAATAAGGTTGGTGACGACTACGTGGTGCTCAAGGTGAATGTGGTGATGAAACCGGCCAAGATTGAGCACAAGGAGGAGAACGACCACAAAGTCTTCTATGGGGGTGACCTGAAAGTGGACTGTGTGGCCACCGGGCTTCCCAATCCTGAGATCTCCTGGAGCCTCCCGGATGGGAGTCTGGTGAACTCCTTCATGCAGTCAGATGACAGCGGTGGACGCACCAAGCGCTATGTCGTCTTCAACAATGGGACGCTCTACTTTAATGAAGTGGggatgagggaggaaggagactACACCTGCTTTGCCGAAAATCAGGTCGGGAAGGACGAGATGAGAGTCAGAGTCAAGGTGGTGACAGCGCCTGCCACCATCCGGAACAAGACTTACTTGGCGGTTCAGGTGCCCTATGGAGACGTGGCCACTGTAGCCTGTGAGGCCAAAGGAGAACCCATGCCCAAGGTGACTTGGTTGTCCCCAACCAACCGGGTGATCCCCACCTCCTCTGAGAAGTATCAGATATACCAAGATGGCACTCTCCTTATTCAGAAAGCCCAGCGCTCTGACAGTGGCAACTACACCTGCCTGGTCAGGAACAGCGCCGGAGAGGATAGGAAGACGGTGTGGATTCACGTCAATGTCCAGCCACCCAAAATCAACGGTAGCCCCAACCCCATCACCACTGTGCGGGAGATAGCAGCCGGGGGCAGTCGGAAACTGATTGACTGCAGAGCTGAAGGCATCCCCACCCCGAGGGTGTTATGGGCTTTTCCCGAGGGTGTGGTTCTGCCAGCTCCATACTATGGAAATCGGGTCACTGTCCATGGCAACGGTTCCCTAGACATCAGGAGTCTGAGGAAGAGCGACTCCGTTCAGCTAGTATGCATGGCGCGCAACGAGGGAGGGGAGGCCAGGTTGATCGTGCAGCTCACTGTCCTGGAGcccatggagaaacccatcttcCACGACCCGATCAGCGAGAAGATCACGGCCATGGCGGGCCACACCATCAGCCTCAACTGCTCTGCCGCGGGGAGCCCGACACCCAGCCTGGTGTGGGTCCTTCCCAATGGCACCGATCTGCAGAGCGGACAGCAGCTGCAGCGCTTCTACCACAAGGCTGACGGCATGCTCCACATCAGCGGTCTCTCCTCGGTGGATGCCGGGGCCTACCGCTGCGTGGCCCGCAACGCCGCTGGCCACACGGAGAGGCTGGTCTCCCTGAAGGTGGGGCTCACACCAGAAGCAAACAAGCAGTATCATAACCTGGTCAGCATCATCAACGGTGAGACCCTGAAGCTCCCCTGCACCCCTCCCGGGGCTGCGCAGGGACATTTCTCCTGGACGCTCCCCAACGGCATGCGTCTGGAGGGCCCCCAAGCCCTGGGACGCATTTCCCTTCTGGACAATGGCACCCTCGCGGTTCGCGAGGCCTCGGTGTTTGACAGGGGTACCTATGTATGCAGGATGGAGACGGAGTACGGCCCTTCGGTCACCAGCATCCCCGTGATTGTGATCGCCTATCCTCCCCGGATCACCAGCGAGCCCACCCCCGTCATCTACACCCGGCCCGGGAACACCGTGAAACTGAACTGCATGGCTATGGGGATTCCCAAAGCTGACATCACGTGGGAGCTGCCGGATAAGTCGCATCTGAAGGCAGGGGTTCAGGCTCGTCTGTATGGAAACAGATTTCTTCACCCGCAGGGATCACTGACCATCCAGCATGCCACACAGAGAGACGCCGGCTTCTACAAGTGCATGGCAAAAAACATTCTCGGCAGTGACTCCAAAACAACTTACATCCATGTCTTCTGA